The following are encoded in a window of Vibrio sp. SCSIO 43136 genomic DNA:
- a CDS encoding nitroreductase: MQTLNNLYQRSSYHVHEMQHPAPSDEQLRAILQAAMSTPDHGHLTPWNFLVIENAQVASLVELLKQAWLEHDDHVTEAHANRLASYLSAAPVMVLVSAEVKPHREISQQDQILSAAAACQMLLLAADQLGFGGVWYSTDAVELPNARQALGLEQNHHPVGFLIFGTPVEARIKKRRSVDSLVKQWVGEKQVAEWRSGKTVEVES, from the coding sequence ATGCAAACACTTAACAATCTTTATCAACGCTCTTCTTACCACGTGCACGAAATGCAACATCCGGCGCCAAGTGACGAGCAGCTTAGAGCAATCCTACAAGCGGCTATGAGCACTCCGGATCATGGCCACTTAACGCCTTGGAATTTCTTGGTGATAGAAAATGCGCAAGTTGCTTCTTTGGTCGAGTTATTAAAGCAAGCGTGGCTCGAACATGATGATCATGTCACCGAAGCACACGCCAATCGCCTTGCTAGCTATTTGTCTGCGGCGCCAGTGATGGTATTGGTTTCGGCAGAAGTAAAGCCGCACCGCGAGATCAGCCAACAGGATCAAATTCTCTCTGCGGCGGCTGCCTGTCAGATGCTATTGCTAGCAGCAGATCAATTGGGGTTCGGTGGTGTTTGGTATAGCACGGATGCCGTTGAGCTACCGAATGCTCGTCAAGCACTGGGTCTTGAGCAGAATCATCACCCAGTTGGCTTTTTGATTTTTGGTACCCCTGTCGAAGCTCGCATTAAAAAACGGAGAAGTGTCGATTCTCTGGTAAAGCAATGGGTTGGAGAGAAGCAGGTGGCAGAGTGGCGTTCAGGCAAGACTGTGGAGGTTGAATCATGA
- a CDS encoding GNAT family N-acetyltransferase yields MTSNRLSIQCFFNSLSVDMVGETQSHKVGDVELVCASFMVTEGTLLLPLTYHSENARHRYRGDIHLLTEEGLLSDIEFPTAVALVCASQTGLTPEKLDRLTQRVGDSDHYINRAEHSYLQRHAEHLPQCFIESEQALIGGHSMHPSPKSCSPLSYDEQAQFLPEFANSFSIEWFAVSPEVLVVGSHKLNTSRVLNELFHASVGEDETNALPSGWLPYPMHPLQAAAWRNSHDFQSVSSQVLDLKIKSSGWLATSSSRAIYHPKLPWMLKVSLPVKLTNSLRLLSEKEAQRGVLFSQLLDTPAGEELVQRSKHTQFIEEPMWVSIKDKESKTLDLPLVALRSNPFFNSGEDGVHLLATVNQELPQQSSSQVAQWIAALAQKKNISAEESARAWIDHFFKAVIEPLCVARSDYGIVLLAHQQNILLKVTDGLPVGMLYRDCQGVGVTELALKRFDSVLSSPPEYFMTGQEVNPYLAYYVVGNSLINTVASIAAAGLASERALFDVCIENLHRLRLKNPLDSSFYDYLLSSSSLHWKRNFLCFLNEDNEATLENPEQIYKSIPNPLKSDLMVACVKPVIGVSEVTVCCVATNQTGLKQFEIHQLGKVMAGFEVKSNNGELHYHANTEDEMLWWSGLEHVFGTEKTDHVVCSTVPDSVQLNALIPRSEFLEKAPIWHHKDQQNNQHSLAMADNGIEHPARPAKPDDVFYQRYFYPLKRTLTLRVVDKQRDLSAFHRWHNDPAISPIWELEGTQTEHLDYLTKMESDAHQFPVIAEFDGVPFGYFEVYWTAEDRLGPYYEVEAFDRGAHMLSANPRFRGWRYFEVWSKAVVQYCFLVNSQTNHVMGEPRADNAKVLELTRRVGFDNLFEFDFPHKRAAMLQCPRKRFFEQFAI; encoded by the coding sequence ATGACCAGTAACCGTTTAAGCATCCAGTGCTTTTTCAATAGTTTATCAGTCGATATGGTGGGTGAAACGCAATCTCATAAAGTGGGTGATGTTGAGCTGGTTTGTGCCAGTTTTATGGTGACCGAGGGGACCTTACTGCTGCCATTAACTTATCATTCGGAAAATGCCCGTCATCGCTATCGAGGGGATATCCATCTGTTGACTGAAGAAGGCCTTTTGTCGGACATCGAGTTTCCTACGGCGGTTGCTTTGGTGTGTGCGAGCCAAACGGGATTGACACCTGAAAAATTGGATAGATTGACGCAACGAGTGGGTGATTCTGACCACTATATTAATCGAGCTGAGCATAGTTATCTGCAGCGTCATGCTGAGCACTTGCCGCAGTGTTTTATCGAATCAGAACAGGCTTTGATTGGTGGACATAGTATGCACCCAAGCCCTAAAAGCTGTTCACCATTGAGCTATGATGAGCAGGCGCAGTTTTTGCCCGAGTTTGCCAACTCTTTTTCTATCGAATGGTTTGCAGTAAGCCCTGAAGTTTTGGTGGTAGGTTCTCACAAGCTGAATACTAGCCGTGTCTTGAATGAGCTCTTTCATGCATCCGTGGGTGAAGATGAAACGAATGCGTTGCCTAGCGGTTGGCTACCTTACCCGATGCACCCATTGCAAGCGGCTGCCTGGCGAAATAGTCATGATTTCCAGAGCGTCTCATCACAGGTGCTGGATTTGAAGATTAAGAGTTCAGGGTGGTTGGCTACGTCATCTTCTCGTGCCATTTATCATCCGAAACTGCCATGGATGCTTAAAGTTTCACTGCCGGTCAAACTAACCAACTCATTACGCCTTTTGAGTGAGAAAGAGGCTCAGCGAGGCGTACTATTTAGCCAGTTATTGGACACACCCGCTGGCGAAGAACTGGTTCAACGTAGTAAGCACACACAATTTATCGAAGAGCCTATGTGGGTATCCATCAAGGATAAGGAGAGTAAAACGCTTGATTTACCATTAGTCGCTTTGCGTTCTAACCCATTCTTTAATAGCGGGGAAGATGGTGTGCACCTGTTAGCGACGGTCAATCAAGAGCTGCCGCAGCAGTCTAGCTCTCAAGTAGCCCAGTGGATCGCCGCACTCGCTCAAAAGAAAAATATCTCGGCAGAAGAATCGGCGAGAGCATGGATAGACCACTTCTTTAAAGCGGTGATCGAACCGCTTTGTGTGGCAAGAAGTGACTATGGGATTGTACTGCTTGCCCATCAGCAAAATATTCTACTTAAAGTAACAGATGGTTTACCTGTCGGCATGCTTTATCGAGATTGCCAAGGGGTTGGGGTGACAGAGTTAGCGCTTAAACGATTTGACTCGGTATTGTCTAGCCCTCCTGAGTATTTCATGACAGGTCAAGAGGTGAACCCATACCTGGCTTACTATGTGGTTGGAAACTCATTAATTAACACGGTGGCATCAATCGCAGCAGCAGGTCTTGCAAGCGAACGTGCGTTGTTTGATGTTTGTATTGAAAACCTGCATCGATTAAGGCTGAAAAATCCTCTCGATTCATCGTTTTATGATTACTTGCTAAGCTCTTCAAGTTTACATTGGAAGCGAAACTTCTTGTGTTTTTTGAATGAAGATAATGAAGCAACACTAGAAAACCCAGAACAGATATACAAGTCGATACCTAATCCTCTCAAGAGTGATTTAATGGTGGCGTGCGTCAAACCAGTGATTGGCGTATCAGAGGTTACTGTGTGTTGTGTTGCTACCAATCAAACTGGCCTCAAGCAGTTCGAGATCCATCAACTTGGTAAAGTGATGGCAGGTTTTGAGGTGAAAAGTAATAACGGAGAGCTTCACTATCATGCAAATACCGAAGATGAAATGTTGTGGTGGAGCGGTCTTGAGCATGTATTTGGTACAGAAAAAACCGACCATGTGGTTTGCTCAACGGTACCTGATTCCGTTCAACTTAATGCTTTGATTCCTCGCAGTGAATTTCTAGAAAAAGCGCCGATTTGGCACCACAAAGATCAACAGAACAACCAGCATTCATTGGCGATGGCGGACAATGGCATTGAACACCCTGCTAGGCCAGCAAAGCCTGATGATGTGTTTTATCAACGCTATTTCTATCCTCTTAAAAGAACCCTAACCCTTAGGGTTGTAGACAAACAACGAGATTTATCAGCCTTTCATCGCTGGCATAACGACCCTGCAATTTCGCCAATTTGGGAGTTGGAAGGCACACAAACGGAGCATCTAGATTATTTGACCAAAATGGAATCTGACGCTCATCAGTTTCCAGTTATCGCTGAGTTTGATGGGGTGCCATTTGGCTACTTTGAGGTGTATTGGACCGCAGAGGACAGGCTTGGCCCATATTATGAGGTTGAGGCATTTGACCGAGGGGCTCATATGCTGTCCGCAAATCCTAGATTTAGAGGTTGGCGTTACTTTGAAGTGTGGTCAAAGGCTGTGGTGCAGTATTGTTTTTTGGTCAATTCGCAGACCAATCACGTTATGGGTGAACCGAGAGCAGACAATGCAAAAGTATTAGAGCTGACGAGAAGAGTGGGGTTCGACAATCTATTTGAGTTCGATTTCCCTCATAAGCGAGCCGCCATGTTGCAGTGTCCACGGAAGCGATTCTTTGAGCAATTCGCAATCTAA
- a CDS encoding SidA/IucD/PvdA family monooxygenase — protein MTLSNYDLLGVGIGPFNLSIAALAAPKQSLKTRFFERKNRFVWHPGLLLSDAKMQTSFLKDLVTAVDPTSEYSFLNYLVKNEKFYPFTARGEFMISRLEFSDYMSWVSNRLPNTQFSSEVESVSFDDDRFVVTVNGQQHVSKHLVVGTGTQAVTPNCAKPHLGEHCFHAQEMMMRAPDLKGKRIAIIGGGQTGADIFQHVFDGEFGQPSHVHWVSRRANLESLDESCFTDQFFMPDYANQFFHLDKQSQQMEVNRQKLASDGITEECLKGIYQRLYHDRYVLKNSRWWNVLPHQELVDMKASTGANFELSIQHGLSGEISLIEADVVIMCTGFSRVLPECLKSVVEKLELDDKSRPILTQDYQAIWKQASSNKLFIVNAGTHNHGIVEPQLSLAAWRAAKIINSTLEQSEYTVTDSASVIDWSLKSAGISKVEANRPQLA, from the coding sequence ATGACGTTATCAAACTATGATTTGTTAGGAGTTGGGATCGGTCCTTTCAATTTAAGCATTGCCGCACTAGCTGCGCCAAAACAGTCCCTCAAGACGCGATTTTTTGAGCGAAAAAACCGTTTTGTTTGGCATCCCGGCCTTTTATTGAGTGATGCAAAAATGCAGACCTCATTTTTGAAAGATTTAGTGACAGCGGTTGACCCTACCAGTGAATACTCATTTTTGAACTATTTGGTAAAAAATGAAAAATTTTACCCGTTTACCGCAAGAGGGGAGTTTATGATTTCTCGATTGGAGTTTTCTGACTATATGTCGTGGGTGTCCAATCGTTTACCCAATACTCAGTTTTCGAGCGAAGTTGAATCGGTCTCTTTTGATGACGATCGGTTCGTAGTGACGGTTAACGGTCAGCAGCACGTGTCCAAGCACCTAGTCGTTGGCACGGGAACCCAAGCGGTCACTCCTAACTGCGCTAAGCCACATTTAGGTGAGCACTGCTTTCACGCCCAAGAAATGATGATGAGGGCGCCAGACCTTAAAGGTAAGCGCATCGCAATCATAGGTGGTGGGCAAACAGGAGCTGATATTTTTCAACATGTCTTTGATGGGGAGTTTGGCCAACCGAGTCATGTTCACTGGGTATCGAGGCGTGCCAATTTAGAGTCGTTGGATGAAAGCTGCTTCACCGATCAGTTTTTTATGCCAGATTACGCAAATCAGTTTTTCCATTTAGACAAACAAAGCCAACAAATGGAAGTCAATCGCCAGAAGCTCGCCAGTGATGGGATCACCGAAGAGTGTTTAAAGGGGATTTACCAACGCCTATATCACGATAGGTATGTGCTCAAGAACTCCCGCTGGTGGAACGTGTTGCCTCATCAAGAACTGGTTGATATGAAAGCGAGTACAGGTGCGAATTTTGAACTTTCTATCCAGCACGGGCTAAGCGGAGAGATCTCTTTAATTGAAGCTGATGTCGTGATTATGTGCACAGGATTCTCGAGAGTTTTGCCTGAGTGTTTGAAATCGGTGGTTGAAAAGTTGGAGTTAGACGATAAATCGCGTCCAATATTGACTCAAGATTATCAAGCCATCTGGAAGCAGGCATCATCCAATAAGCTCTTTATCGTTAATGCTGGCACACATAATCACGGAATTGTTGAACCACAGTTGAGCTTAGCTGCTTGGCGCGCCGCTAAGATAATCAACAGTACCTTGGAGCAGTCTGAATACACTGTGACCGACTCGGCTAGTGTGATTGATTGGAGCCTAAAATCAGCTGGCATCTCAAAAGTAGAGGCTAACAGACCTCAATTGGCCTAA
- the dbpA gene encoding ATP-dependent RNA helicase DbpA, giving the protein MTAAKFSTLALKPELLSNLETMGYAEMTPIQQLSLPLIVEGKDVIGQGKTGSGKTASFGLGVLQNLNVKRFRVQSLVLCPTRELADQVAKEIRTLARAIHNIKVLTLCGGMPMGPQIGSLEHGAHILVGTPGRILDHLEKGRINLAELNTLVLDEADRMLEMGFQDALDAIIDEAPVDRQTLLFSATFPSQIKSIADRVMNKPEMVKVESTHDHSSIKQHFFELEGNEERDDALELLLNHYNPESSVVFCNTKKDVQAVADELYHKGYSVIELHGDMEQRERDQALVQFANKSISILVATDVAARGLDVEDLDAVFNFQLSRDPEVHVHRIGRTGRAGKKGVACSFFSQKEMYKVAQIDEYMDLPIEPSQLPPQPSTRMDPPKMRTIQIDGGKKQKIRPGDILGALTGDGGVDGKQVGKIKVVAMRSYVAVEQSIAKKALRKIETGKMKGRQVRARLLK; this is encoded by the coding sequence GTGACTGCTGCTAAATTTTCTACCTTGGCACTAAAGCCAGAACTGTTATCAAACCTAGAAACCATGGGTTATGCCGAGATGACACCAATCCAGCAACTTAGCCTACCGCTTATCGTTGAAGGCAAAGATGTGATTGGTCAGGGCAAAACAGGCTCGGGTAAAACAGCGAGCTTTGGTTTAGGTGTACTGCAAAACCTAAACGTGAAGCGTTTTCGCGTACAGTCACTGGTGCTATGTCCTACTCGTGAGCTTGCTGATCAAGTTGCAAAAGAGATCCGTACGTTAGCTCGTGCTATTCACAATATTAAAGTACTGACACTTTGTGGCGGTATGCCAATGGGCCCACAGATCGGTTCTCTTGAGCATGGTGCACACATTCTAGTCGGTACACCGGGTCGCATTCTTGATCACCTTGAAAAAGGTCGTATCAACCTAGCCGAATTAAACACCCTAGTGCTCGATGAAGCCGATCGTATGCTAGAGATGGGTTTCCAAGACGCACTAGATGCCATCATTGATGAAGCCCCTGTCGATCGCCAAACCTTGCTGTTTAGCGCAACTTTCCCAAGCCAAATCAAATCGATTGCTGACCGAGTGATGAACAAGCCAGAGATGGTGAAAGTAGAGTCCACTCACGATCACTCAAGCATCAAACAGCACTTCTTTGAGTTGGAAGGCAATGAGGAGCGTGATGATGCACTTGAGCTGCTGCTGAACCACTACAATCCAGAATCATCAGTCGTGTTCTGTAACACCAAGAAAGATGTACAGGCTGTCGCTGACGAGCTTTACCACAAAGGTTATAGCGTGATTGAATTGCACGGCGATATGGAGCAGCGTGAACGTGACCAAGCCTTAGTTCAGTTTGCCAATAAGAGTATCTCCATCTTGGTGGCAACAGATGTTGCTGCTCGTGGCCTTGATGTTGAAGACCTAGACGCCGTATTTAATTTCCAGTTGTCTCGTGACCCAGAAGTACACGTACACCGCATTGGCCGTACTGGCCGTGCAGGTAAGAAAGGCGTAGCGTGCAGTTTCTTTAGTCAGAAGGAAATGTACAAGGTGGCTCAGATTGATGAGTACATGGACTTGCCAATTGAACCGTCTCAGCTTCCACCTCAACCTAGCACTCGCATGGACCCACCAAAGATGCGTACTATCCAGATTGATGGTGGTAAGAAGCAGAAAATCCGTCCGGGCGATATCCTTGGTGCATTAACAGGTGATGGTGGTGTTGACGGCAAGCAAGTCGGTAAGATTAAAGTAGTCGCAATGCGCTCTTATGTCGCTGTGGAACAATCTATCGCCAAGAAAGCACTACGTAAGATTGAGACGGGTAAGATGAAAGGCCGTCAGGTGCGTGCAAGGTTATTGAAATAA
- a CDS encoding diguanylate cyclase: MINAHLESAIGKLQILEQIWREDGKSEYIKTAQHVLQTTPLYSDIVVHNEESNNYSSINLSKPSFLKSQAIHWHHLQSHGGLFAISVVYEKTPNHWVFAIRHKDPHQAHSLWIEFDLLYLTQYLKGLQTLDRGYIFIVDQDTQRLVYHPDSQRIGQQSISYLAGVAPQIEQGVPKGEIEYFYQNQFHLISFDINDQLGWVFVAGTDRADVFESTHQVNLSGLIILALTLTGLAYKYLSVQFNRELRRLSKSPDIVAFQTQLKRIIQRFCFVQGIQLFVYCPASRTFASIDYRGRKQLIVEDNKLTKLISSNKIGYFLAKDRDVLAKKAQIKTRHYRLPLYHRKRLGGMLYISCRFPLPKEVIKTIQTLASSELCNQQLREQINFKDPLTLLDNKPALELQIQTALKADDHYLAFIDIDDFRELNEQHGHKVCDRILREAGATLRAYFPEPRTLSIARISGAEFCVLFQADTSQEAYANLEALRASFANQPIELEDETIRITVSIGLSAVGEEEFETVLRADRALVQAKTSGKNQVIIKAA; the protein is encoded by the coding sequence ATGATAAATGCTCACCTAGAGTCAGCCATCGGGAAACTACAGATCCTCGAACAGATCTGGCGAGAAGATGGAAAGTCCGAATATATTAAAACTGCGCAGCATGTATTGCAGACCACTCCGCTATATTCAGATATCGTGGTTCATAATGAGGAGAGCAACAACTATTCCTCGATTAACCTATCCAAACCGTCTTTTTTAAAATCCCAGGCAATACACTGGCATCATTTGCAAAGCCATGGCGGGTTATTCGCCATTTCCGTGGTTTATGAAAAGACACCTAACCACTGGGTCTTCGCCATTCGTCACAAAGACCCTCACCAAGCGCATAGTCTTTGGATTGAGTTTGATCTTCTGTACTTAACTCAGTACCTAAAAGGACTGCAAACATTAGATCGAGGGTATATCTTTATTGTCGACCAAGACACGCAGAGACTGGTCTACCATCCTGATAGCCAACGTATAGGCCAGCAATCCATCAGTTACCTAGCGGGTGTTGCGCCACAAATAGAGCAGGGGGTCCCAAAGGGTGAAATCGAATACTTTTACCAAAACCAGTTCCACTTAATTAGCTTCGATATCAATGATCAACTTGGCTGGGTGTTTGTAGCAGGTACTGATCGGGCTGATGTATTTGAAAGCACACATCAAGTCAATTTGTCTGGGCTCATTATCTTAGCGTTGACGCTAACAGGTCTGGCTTACAAATATTTGTCGGTGCAATTTAATCGCGAGTTACGACGATTAAGCAAATCTCCCGATATTGTTGCTTTTCAAACTCAGCTCAAACGCATTATTCAGCGGTTTTGTTTTGTTCAGGGCATCCAACTTTTTGTTTACTGCCCTGCTAGCCGCACATTTGCGAGTATCGATTATCGTGGCCGAAAACAGTTGATTGTCGAAGATAACAAATTAACTAAACTGATAAGTTCGAACAAAATTGGCTACTTTTTGGCAAAAGATCGCGATGTATTGGCGAAGAAAGCCCAAATCAAAACTCGTCACTACCGTCTGCCGCTTTACCATCGTAAAAGGTTAGGTGGTATGCTTTACATCAGTTGCCGATTTCCGTTACCAAAAGAAGTGATCAAGACCATCCAAACCCTTGCATCGTCAGAGCTGTGTAATCAGCAACTTAGGGAGCAGATCAACTTTAAAGACCCACTGACCTTGCTTGATAACAAGCCAGCTCTCGAGCTACAGATCCAGACCGCATTAAAAGCTGATGATCACTACTTAGCGTTTATCGACATTGATGACTTCCGAGAGCTTAATGAGCAACATGGACACAAAGTATGTGACCGGATCTTGAGAGAGGCTGGCGCAACACTGAGAGCCTATTTCCCAGAGCCAAGAACACTGAGCATCGCCCGCATTAGTGGTGCGGAATTCTGTGTGCTCTTTCAGGCCGACACTAGCCAAGAAGCTTACGCCAACCTTGAAGCTCTGCGTGCAAGCTTTGCCAACCAGCCTATCGAGTTGGAAGACGAAACCATTCGTATCACAGTCAGTATCGGTCTAAGTGCTGTAGGTGAGGAAGAGTTTGAAACCGTCCTACGAGCGGATAGAGCCTTGGTACAAGCCAAAACAAGTGGTAAAAACCAAGTCATTATTAAAGCAGCATAA
- the glgX gene encoding glycogen debranching protein GlgX, translating into METNLASPYPLGATLDSHGCNFSIHAPQGDEIALVLFKDNQEFETFPLEAGPKGIFYTYIEGIVAGQRYGYVVNHKDEKLLISDPYAKALDGPLHYSPPFSPEKSWGISKSVVTQSEFDWEGVTSPNRPIDEIILFETHVKGVTKQHPEVEPAQQGKYLGLVSPAMINFYKQQGINTIQLLPITACMHEVHLLERDMVNYWGYNPYVFMAPDPRYADQDAVNELKMAIRELHRNSIEVVMDVVYNHTAESGDGGPIFNLKALDNHHYLRHDHHYSNYTGCGNALDLTHQPTLNLVMDTLRHWVEEYHIDGFRFDLAATLGRNREHFNPNASFFQAVGQDPILQKVKLIAEPWDIGPNGYQVGSFPDGWNECNDKFRDISRSFWRGDIGYLKEFATRLMGSRDIYSASRWPEKLTINYVTYHDGFTLQDLVSYKHKNNVKNGESNRDGHGDNRSDNYGIEGETSNPIILATREKQKRNFMASLLFGFGIPHILMADVLSHTQQGNNNAYCQDSDISWLDWSLNEPQEHFKQWLSGMIANRNQYMLPFVKAFSGHSRNDNRVHWTKTDGKLMSHEDWNQIRAISLHLGIGKDGDELIYLINQSSVPARYKLPTEDGQVWTELCNTTHHKITHKSTSSDQLVDPMSIMILHRESNT; encoded by the coding sequence ATGGAAACAAACCTAGCAAGCCCATACCCATTAGGTGCTACCCTAGACAGTCACGGATGTAACTTCTCAATTCACGCCCCGCAAGGCGATGAAATAGCTCTGGTACTCTTTAAAGACAACCAAGAATTCGAAACGTTCCCTTTAGAAGCCGGACCCAAGGGAATTTTTTACACTTATATAGAAGGCATTGTTGCTGGCCAACGATATGGTTACGTCGTTAATCACAAAGATGAGAAACTACTCATCTCTGATCCCTATGCCAAAGCATTAGACGGACCACTTCACTACTCCCCTCCCTTCAGCCCAGAGAAGAGTTGGGGAATTAGCAAATCCGTAGTGACTCAGTCAGAGTTTGACTGGGAGGGTGTCACGTCACCGAACCGCCCTATTGATGAAATCATTTTGTTTGAGACCCATGTTAAAGGGGTGACCAAACAACACCCAGAAGTTGAGCCTGCCCAGCAAGGGAAATATCTAGGCTTGGTCTCTCCAGCGATGATTAACTTTTACAAACAACAGGGCATCAATACCATACAGTTGTTGCCAATTACCGCCTGCATGCACGAAGTGCATTTGCTTGAACGTGATATGGTCAACTACTGGGGTTACAACCCATACGTCTTCATGGCCCCAGATCCAAGGTACGCAGATCAAGATGCAGTCAATGAACTCAAGATGGCGATCAGAGAGTTACACCGTAACAGTATTGAGGTCGTAATGGACGTCGTCTATAACCATACTGCTGAATCTGGAGATGGTGGGCCAATATTTAACTTAAAAGCCCTTGATAACCACCATTACCTGCGTCATGACCACCATTACTCCAACTACACAGGTTGTGGTAATGCGCTGGACCTTACGCACCAACCTACATTGAACTTAGTCATGGACACGTTGCGTCATTGGGTTGAGGAATACCACATCGATGGTTTCCGTTTTGACCTTGCGGCGACCTTGGGGCGTAATCGAGAGCATTTCAATCCAAACGCTTCGTTCTTCCAAGCGGTTGGACAAGACCCTATTTTGCAAAAAGTAAAACTGATTGCTGAACCTTGGGACATTGGTCCAAATGGCTATCAAGTCGGCTCTTTCCCCGACGGTTGGAATGAATGCAATGATAAGTTTCGCGATATTTCTCGCAGCTTCTGGCGCGGAGATATAGGGTACCTCAAAGAGTTTGCTACTCGTTTGATGGGATCTCGTGATATTTATTCCGCATCGCGTTGGCCAGAAAAACTTACCATTAACTATGTTACCTACCATGACGGTTTTACCTTGCAGGACCTTGTGTCTTACAAGCATAAAAATAACGTCAAAAATGGTGAGAGTAATCGCGATGGTCACGGTGACAACCGCTCCGACAACTACGGCATCGAAGGGGAAACCAGCAACCCAATCATTTTGGCAACTCGTGAAAAACAGAAACGTAATTTCATGGCCAGCTTGTTGTTCGGGTTTGGTATCCCACACATTTTGATGGCGGATGTGCTATCTCACACCCAACAAGGTAACAACAATGCCTATTGCCAAGACAGTGACATCAGTTGGTTAGATTGGTCACTTAACGAACCTCAAGAGCACTTCAAACAGTGGCTCAGCGGCATGATTGCTAATCGCAATCAATACATGCTGCCATTTGTGAAAGCTTTCAGTGGTCACAGCCGTAATGATAACCGTGTCCACTGGACTAAAACCGATGGCAAATTAATGTCACATGAGGATTGGAACCAGATCCGAGCTATCTCGCTTCACCTAGGTATTGGTAAAGATGGTGATGAACTCATCTATCTAATCAATCAATCCAGCGTACCGGCTCGCTACAAACTGCCAACAGAAGATGGTCAAGTGTGGACAGAACTGTGTAACACTACCCATCACAAAATTACCCACAAAAGCACATCTAGCGATCAACTGGTTGATCCTATGTCGATAATGATCCTTCATCGCGAGAGCAATACCTAA
- a CDS encoding carbohydrate porin, with protein sequence MTLKKVSVIAAAVASAMLSGGAAAAEVDYHGYMRAGMGFNSNGGSQVCYGNGGPSAHVVGRLGDECDMYGEFILNANKLYENQGNSFNAHTLLAFGTAEDGGPIQRDTRGSSFQGIGDPDSPWSGQRASFREAWVDYTMEDGMSLWAGKRYYGRKDVHILDMYYVNTSGDGVGVENIKLGEGNFSAAVFNRKWKAPLETKDDPSTPEDETKNLESTQLYTTVPTLDLRYGGLNVNENGSLDFTLLVSKPFYTDAQKDAIENGTGNAADHDSYGLEQTGYNLTVEHTQGDFFGGFNKFVVQYSTEGYAWDSYGINSHMGIGYNIETQQEGRKTLRIIDWGVIAGETWDMGYSFVYSQLDNPGSSKKGKRYNAVVRPSYKWSETMSTVVEAGYYVQDDPWMTESQDLSKITLAQQWQAGKSFWARPAIRVFASMYNGDYAIEKNDMMVGAQIEAWW encoded by the coding sequence ATGACTCTTAAGAAAGTAAGCGTAATTGCTGCTGCAGTGGCTTCTGCAATGTTATCTGGTGGCGCAGCAGCTGCCGAAGTAGATTATCACGGTTACATGCGTGCTGGCATGGGCTTTAACTCGAACGGTGGTTCTCAAGTATGTTACGGCAACGGTGGCCCATCGGCACACGTTGTCGGTCGTCTAGGTGACGAATGTGATATGTACGGTGAGTTCATCTTAAACGCTAACAAGCTTTATGAAAATCAAGGCAACAGCTTTAATGCGCACACGCTTCTAGCATTTGGCACTGCTGAAGATGGTGGTCCAATTCAACGTGACACTCGTGGTAGTTCTTTCCAAGGCATTGGTGACCCTGACTCACCATGGAGCGGTCAGCGTGCATCCTTCCGTGAGGCGTGGGTAGATTACACAATGGAAGATGGCATGAGTCTATGGGCTGGTAAGCGTTACTACGGCCGTAAAGACGTGCATATCCTAGATATGTACTACGTAAATACTTCGGGTGATGGTGTTGGTGTTGAAAACATTAAGCTAGGCGAAGGCAATTTCTCTGCGGCAGTATTTAACCGTAAGTGGAAAGCTCCATTGGAAACTAAAGATGATCCATCGACTCCAGAAGATGAGACTAAAAACCTAGAAAGTACTCAACTATACACTACTGTACCTACGCTTGATTTGCGCTACGGTGGGCTAAATGTTAACGAAAATGGTTCTTTAGATTTTACATTACTTGTATCTAAACCTTTCTATACAGATGCACAGAAAGATGCGATCGAAAATGGTACTGGTAATGCTGCAGATCATGACTCATACGGCCTTGAACAAACGGGCTACAACTTGACAGTTGAGCATACACAAGGTGATTTCTTCGGTGGTTTCAACAAGTTTGTAGTTCAGTACAGCACCGAGGGTTACGCTTGGGATTCTTACGGTATCAACAGCCACATGGGTATCGGTTACAACATTGAGACTCAACAAGAAGGCCGTAAAACGTTACGTATTATCGACTGGGGTGTAATCGCAGGTGAAACTTGGGATATGGGCTACTCATTTGTGTACTCTCAGTTAGACAACCCAGGTTCAAGTAAGAAAGGTAAGCGTTACAACGCTGTAGTCCGTCCTTCTTACAAGTGGTCAGAAACTATGAGCACAGTAGTAGAAGCTGGTTACTATGTCCAAGATGATCCATGGATGACTGAGTCTCAAGACCTAAGCAAAATCACTCTTGCTCAACAATGGCAAGCAGGCAAGAGCTTCTGGGCTCGTCCAGCTATCCGAGTGTTCGCTAGCATGTACAATGGTGACTACGCTATCGAGAAGAATGACATGATGGTTGGTGCTCAGATTGAAGCTTGGTGGTAA